A window of the Brassica napus cultivar Da-Ae chromosome C5, Da-Ae, whole genome shotgun sequence genome harbors these coding sequences:
- the LOC106377586 gene encoding protein FATTY ACID EXPORT 6, giving the protein MHDFCFTIPYGMLLIGGGFIGYMKKGSITSFAGGAVAGLLLILAGYLSLKAFEMKKNSSIAVVLQTVISAALTLVMGQRYLLTQKVMPAGLVAGISALMTCFYVYKIATGGNKIPSKAE; this is encoded by the exons ATGCATGATTTCTGCTTCACAATACCCTATGGGATGCTCCTAATCGGCGGTGGATTCATCGGGTACATGAAGAAAGGAAGCATCACATCTTTCGCCGGAGGTGCAGTCGCTGGCTTGTTACTCATTCTCGCTGGATATCTCAGTCTCAAAGCTTTCGAGATGAAGAAAAATTCTTCCATCGCTGTTGTTCTTCAGACAG TAATCTCAGCTGCTCTCACACTAGTCATGGGACAGCGTTACTTGCTCACTCAAAAGGTTATGCCGGCTGGTCTTGTTGCTGGCATCAG TGCTCTCATGACCTGTTTTTACGTATACAAGATCGCTACTGGTGGTAATAAAATCCCATCAAAAGCTGAATGA
- the LOC106377584 gene encoding purple acid phosphatase 18: MERTLLVTFSLILFASVAADDYVRPKPRQALQFPWKQKSTSQPEQVHISLAGDKHMRVSWVTNDKSSPSFVEYGTSPGKYSFLGQGESTSYSYIFYRSGKIHHAVIGPLEPDTVYYYRCGGGGPEFHLKTPPSRFPITFAVAGDLGQTGWTKSTLDHIDQCKYEVHLLPGDLSYADYMQHKWDTFGELVQPLASVRPWMVTQGNHEKENIPFVVDEFVSYNSRWKMPYAESGSNSNLYYSFEVAGVHVIMLGSYTDCDRYSDQYNWLKGDLAKVDRERTPWLIALFHVPWYNSNDAHQNEGDGMMAEMEPLLYASGVDIVFTGHVHAYERTKRVNNGKSDPCGPVHITIGDGGNREGLARKYKDPSPEWSVFREASFGHGELQMVNSTHAHWTWHRNDDDEPTKSDEVWLTSLVNSGCWTEKKWNENLRKILMEP, from the exons ATGGAAAGAACGCTGCTTGTGACCTTCTCTttgatactctttgcttctGTGGCGGCAGATGACTATGTCCGACCAAAGCCTCGTCAAGCCTTGCAGTTTCCATGGAAACAAAAATCCACTTCTCAACCCGAGCAG GTGCATATCTCATTGGCCGGAGACAAACACATGCGAGTGAGTTGGGTCACCAACGACAAATCTTCCCCTTCCTTTGTTGAATACGGAACATCGCCAGGGAAATACTCTTTTCTCGGTCAAGGAGAGAGCACCTCTTACAGCTACATATTCTACAGATCAGGGAAGATACACCATGCCGTCATCGGCCCATTGGAACCGGACACCGTTTACTATTACCGTTGCGGTGGAGGAGGACCTGAGTTTCATCTCAAAACACCACCATCTCGGTTCCCGATCACTTTCGCAGTGGCTGGTGATCTTGGTCAAACCGGTTGGACCAAGTCGACGCTAGATCATATCGACCAATGCAAATACGAAGTGCATCTGCTTCCCGGTGATCTTTCTTATGCCGACTATATGCAGCACAAGTGGGACACGTTTGGAGAGCTGGTTCAGCCTCTGGCGAGTGTGAGGCCCTGGATGGTGACTCAGGGGAACCATGAGAAAGAGAATATTCCCTTTGTGGTGGATGAGTTTGTGTCGTATAACTCGAGGTGGAAGATGCCGTATGCGGAGAGTGGATCAAATTCGAATCTTTATTACTCTTTTGAGGTTGCTGGTGTACACGTGATCATGCTTGGCTCATACACTGATTGTGATCGGTACTCAGATCAGTACAATTGGTTAAAG GGTGATCTCGCAAAGGTGGACCGAGAAAGGACTCCGTGGCTAATAGCCTTGTTCCATGTGCCGTGGTATAACAGTAACGATGCCCATCAAAATGAAGGCGATGGGATGATGGCTGAAATGGAGCCTTTGCTTTATGCGAGCGGGGTTGATATTGTATTCACTGGTCATGTTCATGCTTATGAACGCACg AAACGTGTCAACAATGGTAAATCAGATCCATGTGGTCCTGTGCATATAACTATAGGAGATGGAGGAAACAGAGAAGGACTAGCTCGCAA GTATAAAGATCCGTCACCAGAGTGGTCAGTCTTCAGGGAAGCAAGCTTTGGACATGGCGAACTTCAGATGGTGAATTCAACCCATGCGCATTGGACCTGGCATAGGAACGATGATGATGAGCCAACAAAATCTGATGAGGTTTGGTTAACATCCCTTGTGAACTCAGGATGTTGGACGGAGAAGAAATGGAATGAAAACCTCAGGAAAATACTCATGGAACCTTGA